A portion of the Saccharospirillaceae bacterium genome contains these proteins:
- a CDS encoding AAA family ATPase — protein sequence MYLEHFGLTRFPFSIAPDPDFLYPTRAHQEALAHLHYAFAGSGGLVCLTGEVGTGKTTVCRAFIEQLPENTRLAYIFNPQLSPLELLQSICEELEIHYPSDASLKVLYRTLNDALLDMYAQGEKVICLIDEAQSMPVPLLEQVRLLTNLETSTEKLLTVILVGQPELNELLARYELRQLSQRITARYHLNHLTSDECFRYLSHRLAYSGAVNNALFAESLSRLIWQTTQGVPRLINSVADRALLGTYSQGKAAPDRKTVKRAIDELKPVALHRSSAKAINWLGWSVGSSALVLGIWFASQYLSWPLVEESAESVNTPVASLARVYGVETDSCAQLERSSLRCLWAGWPLSDIQSASLPAMIYVRDVISGHERWITASTFSAGDYDYLGRSLVLWSPPAGYTGVIKPGQSSEVVAWVRDRLSGADQAGWKIISPVGKDTPANMANLYDPLLARLVAEFQTNHGLKPDQMIGPKTLLALQAMQVAATESVQ from the coding sequence ATGTATCTTGAACACTTCGGCCTGACACGCTTTCCATTCAGTATTGCGCCCGATCCCGATTTTTTGTACCCCACCCGGGCGCACCAGGAAGCCCTGGCGCATCTGCATTATGCCTTTGCCGGATCCGGTGGTCTGGTGTGTCTTACTGGTGAAGTCGGCACTGGTAAGACAACGGTATGCCGGGCCTTTATTGAACAATTACCCGAAAATACCCGGCTTGCTTATATATTTAATCCCCAGTTATCACCGCTTGAGCTGCTTCAATCGATCTGTGAAGAGCTGGAGATTCATTACCCGTCAGATGCAAGTTTGAAAGTGTTGTATCGAACGCTGAATGACGCGCTGTTGGATATGTATGCTCAGGGTGAAAAAGTCATTTGTCTGATTGACGAAGCTCAGTCAATGCCTGTGCCACTGTTAGAGCAGGTTCGTTTGTTAACAAACCTGGAAACCAGTACGGAAAAACTGCTGACGGTTATTCTGGTTGGACAGCCCGAACTCAATGAGCTGCTGGCCCGGTACGAATTACGCCAGTTGAGTCAGCGGATCACAGCCCGTTACCACCTTAACCATCTGACCAGTGACGAGTGTTTTCGTTACCTGTCCCATCGGCTGGCATACAGCGGTGCTGTAAACAACGCGCTATTCGCCGAATCATTATCGCGTCTCATATGGCAAACAACACAAGGTGTTCCGAGGTTGATCAACAGCGTTGCGGATCGTGCATTATTGGGTACCTACTCGCAGGGTAAAGCTGCACCGGATAGAAAAACAGTGAAGCGAGCGATTGATGAACTGAAGCCGGTTGCGCTGCACCGTTCTTCCGCCAAGGCAATCAACTGGCTTGGTTGGAGTGTTGGTAGCAGTGCACTGGTGTTGGGAATCTGGTTTGCATCTCAATATCTGTCATGGCCACTGGTTGAGGAATCAGCAGAATCCGTTAACACGCCGGTTGCCTCGCTTGCCAGGGTCTACGGTGTTGAGACGGACAGTTGTGCGCAACTGGAGAGGTCTTCTTTGCGCTGTCTCTGGGCGGGATGGCCGCTTAGTGATATTCAGTCCGCTTCATTGCCTGCCATGATTTATGTTCGTGACGTCATATCAGGACATGAGCGTTGGATTACGGCAAGCACCTTCAGTGCTGGTGATTATGATTATCTCGGCCGGTCTTTGGTACTGTGGTCGCCACCGGCTGGTTATACCGGTGTTATTAAACCTGGCCAAAGTTCCGAGGTCGTCGCGTGGGTTCGTGACAGATTGTCGGGAGCTGATCAGGCAGGCTGGAAGATTATTTCACCCGTTGGAAAAGATACTCCGGCGAATATGGCTAACTTGTATGATCCGCTGTTAGCGCGCCTGGTCGCAGAATTCCAAACCAATCATGGTCTGAAACCAGATCAGATGATTGGACCAAAAACCCTCTTGGCACTCCAGGCAATGCAGGTAGCTGCGACGGAGAGCGTGCAGTAA
- a CDS encoding general secretion pathway protein GspB: MSYILEALKKSEQQRQHHGQSQPSVSGWLDGDSAKQASSLLPGLFVGMVMALLISAIIAYWYLPESSQLSEGDDVVSFRAEANAEKPEYVDVMPARQSSGGDQSRAERQSVEHNHNVSGSVGEPQSAAQHPPVLKKRSEKILPDNKSEDVVSQRVQRSQRQLPPLNVLKKVPDLIITGHIYSSVADKRSVSMNGHDWQEGDYIAPGLTLSEITPSGIVVEIDGWSLPVKRNRGWQAID; the protein is encoded by the coding sequence ATGTCGTATATTCTTGAAGCACTGAAAAAGTCGGAGCAGCAGCGTCAGCACCATGGTCAATCACAACCATCGGTATCCGGCTGGCTCGACGGTGACTCTGCCAAGCAAGCGTCATCATTGTTGCCAGGGCTCTTTGTCGGAATGGTCATGGCTCTGCTGATTTCCGCAATCATTGCGTATTGGTATTTGCCAGAAAGCAGCCAGCTCTCCGAAGGTGATGACGTTGTAAGCTTCAGGGCTGAAGCTAATGCGGAAAAGCCAGAATACGTTGATGTCATGCCCGCTAGACAATCATCCGGTGGGGATCAATCGCGGGCAGAAAGGCAGTCAGTTGAACACAACCACAATGTTTCTGGTTCTGTGGGAGAGCCACAATCAGCCGCGCAACATCCGCCAGTCCTAAAAAAGCGGTCAGAAAAAATTCTGCCTGACAACAAATCGGAAGATGTGGTTAGTCAGCGGGTTCAGCGAAGTCAGCGACAATTGCCGCCGTTGAATGTACTTAAGAAAGTCCCTGATCTGATCATAACCGGCCACATTTACAGCTCAGTAGCTGATAAGCGCAGCGTTAGTATGAACGGCCATGATTGGCAGGAGGGCGATTATATCGCACCTGGTTTAACGCTCAGTGAGATAACGCCGAGCGGTATCGTGGTTGAAATTGATGGCTGGAGCTTACCGGTAAAACGAAATCGCGGTTGGCAGGCAATCGACTGA